The following are encoded together in the Cyanobacterium aponinum PCC 10605 genome:
- a CDS encoding Rne/Rng family ribonuclease — MPKQIIIAEKNHIAAVFAEDQIQELVVATGNQQVGDIYLGTVENVISGIDAAFVNIGDAEKNGFIHVTDLGPLRLKRSAGAITELLTPHQSVLVQVMKEPTGTKGPRLTGNISLPGRYLVLMPYGKGVSLSRRIKNDNERNRLRALAILLKPAGMGLLVRTEADGKGEDAIIEDLEFLKKQWEKIQQEANTLNPPALLNRDDDFIQRVLRDMYSDDVNRIVVDSDDAVRRVKKQLNNWGSGKNPHGLLIDSHQDSRSILDYFRVNSAIKEALKPRVDLPSGGYIIIEPTEALTVIDVNSGSFTHSATSRETVLWTNTEAAIEIARQLKLRNIGGVIVVDFIDMDSRRDKLKLLEHFNRVLQSDKARPQIAQLSELGLVELTRKRQGKNIYELFSQPCSHCGGLGLVGHFPGHYDLESLTSNNYYQPPQISKTEKPILDEKIISLDDFSSDNDELDLVNHPSYQESNNGNSRRRRRRRENGVKEEPILAGSNGNGGETESKPERKERSLLSRSLRRDESQWEKVVVEMTPAEQDVYAFMGVSPLLRLEQEFKDPKSVLVYVRNPEEQENIENIDTATEKNQQEDIEIADDEDKNAIEVAPAAEVIFPQGKETMVNELEIDVQVGEVDEQIELEEDDHFEESSKEVFDGDNSETAEETITDAIIKEASQSDRPVVRTRRRRTSRNS, encoded by the coding sequence ATGCCAAAACAAATAATAATTGCAGAAAAAAATCATATAGCGGCAGTATTTGCTGAAGATCAAATTCAAGAATTAGTGGTTGCTACCGGAAACCAACAGGTAGGAGATATTTATTTAGGAACAGTCGAAAATGTTATTTCGGGTATTGATGCGGCTTTTGTCAATATAGGCGATGCGGAAAAGAATGGTTTTATCCATGTTACTGATTTGGGTCCTTTACGATTAAAAAGAAGTGCAGGGGCGATTACTGAATTATTAACTCCTCATCAATCCGTATTGGTTCAAGTAATGAAAGAACCTACAGGAACAAAAGGACCTCGTTTGACAGGTAATATTAGTTTACCGGGGCGTTATTTGGTGTTAATGCCTTATGGAAAGGGAGTTAGTCTTTCTCGACGTATCAAGAATGATAATGAGCGTAATCGCCTTAGAGCATTAGCTATTCTTTTGAAACCTGCGGGGATGGGTTTGTTGGTTCGCACAGAAGCTGATGGTAAAGGAGAAGATGCGATTATTGAGGATTTGGAGTTTCTCAAAAAACAGTGGGAAAAAATCCAACAGGAAGCGAATACCTTAAATCCTCCTGCGTTGTTGAATCGAGATGATGATTTCATTCAACGGGTTTTGCGAGATATGTATAGTGACGATGTTAATCGTATTGTAGTTGATTCTGATGATGCGGTAAGAAGGGTCAAAAAACAGTTAAATAATTGGGGAAGTGGTAAAAATCCTCATGGTTTATTAATTGACTCTCATCAAGATAGCCGTTCTATTTTAGATTATTTCCGAGTTAATAGTGCCATTAAAGAAGCATTGAAACCGAGGGTTGATTTACCTTCTGGGGGATATATTATCATTGAACCCACAGAAGCATTAACGGTAATTGATGTTAACTCTGGCTCTTTTACTCATTCAGCGACTTCCCGAGAAACGGTTTTATGGACTAATACTGAAGCTGCGATCGAAATTGCTCGTCAGTTAAAATTACGTAATATTGGTGGGGTGATTGTGGTTGACTTCATTGATATGGATTCTCGCCGAGATAAATTAAAATTGTTAGAGCATTTTAACCGAGTTTTACAAAGCGATAAGGCTAGACCTCAAATCGCACAGTTATCAGAATTAGGATTAGTGGAACTAACTCGTAAGCGTCAGGGTAAAAATATTTATGAATTATTTAGTCAACCCTGTAGTCATTGTGGTGGTTTAGGCTTAGTGGGTCATTTCCCCGGGCATTATGATTTAGAAAGTCTTACTTCTAATAATTATTATCAACCTCCTCAAATTAGCAAAACAGAGAAGCCTATTCTCGATGAAAAAATTATTTCTCTTGATGATTTTAGTAGCGATAATGATGAGTTAGATTTAGTTAATCATCCTAGTTATCAAGAAAGCAACAATGGTAATAGTCGTCGCCGTCGTCGTCGTCGAGAAAATGGGGTGAAAGAAGAGCCTATTTTAGCGGGAAGTAATGGTAATGGGGGAGAGACTGAAAGTAAGCCTGAAAGAAAAGAGCGTAGTTTATTATCTCGTTCTTTACGCAGAGATGAAAGTCAGTGGGAAAAAGTGGTAGTAGAAATGACTCCTGCGGAGCAAGATGTTTATGCTTTTATGGGGGTTTCTCCTTTACTCCGTTTAGAACAAGAATTTAAAGACCCTAAATCGGTTTTAGTTTATGTGCGTAATCCAGAGGAGCAGGAAAATATAGAAAATATAGATACTGCCACGGAAAAAAATCAGCAAGAGGATATAGAAATAGCTGATGATGAGGACAAAAATGCGATCGAGGTAGCTCCCGCCGCCGAGGTTATTTTCCCCCAAGGGAAGGAAACGATGGTAAATGAATTAGAAATTGATGTACAAGTGGGAGAAGTGGATGAGCAAATAGAATTAGAGGAAGATGACCACTTTGAGGAAAGTTCCAAAGAAGTCTTTGATGGTGATAATAGTGAAACTGCTGAAGAAACTATTACTGATGCCATTATAAAAGAGGCGTCACAGAGCGATCGCCCCGTTGTCAGAACCCGTCGTCGTCGCACTTCTCGTAATTCTTGA
- the ygfZ gene encoding CAF17-like 4Fe-4S cluster assembly/insertion protein YgfZ, translating into MNKLKELQIQSGAVFAENLEVPLTFNNQNFSLSQWEDNIFLCDRSDWGLLKVTGCDRLRFLHNQSTNDIQSLKSGQGCDTVFVNSTGRNIDLVSVYFKEEEVLLLTSPNQNQKLYQWMDRYIFPFDKVELKDISSDYKIFTIFGNNSQELLSNWVDKEILEKPEFYHQNLTIDGIEILLTVGCNLKIKGYNLIVNQDQADIIWQKLIEKKPKLIGSKEWEILRVLRGRPAPEKELTEDFNPLETGLWDSISFSKGCYIGQETIARLNTYKGVKQRLWGIKLNQEINPDIENTIFLGEEKIGRITSFINYENEPFALGYIRTKAGGEGLQVKIGKAEGRVISLPYVIHEYRN; encoded by the coding sequence ATGAATAAATTAAAGGAATTACAGATACAATCAGGGGCAGTTTTTGCAGAAAATCTTGAAGTACCATTGACTTTTAACAATCAAAATTTTTCCCTTTCTCAATGGGAAGATAACATTTTTTTGTGCGATCGCAGTGATTGGGGTTTATTAAAAGTTACAGGATGCGATCGTCTTAGGTTTTTACATAATCAAAGCACAAATGATATTCAATCTTTAAAATCTGGGCAAGGATGTGATACAGTTTTTGTCAATTCTACTGGTAGAAATATCGATTTAGTTAGTGTTTACTTTAAAGAGGAAGAAGTTTTATTATTAACATCACCAAATCAAAATCAGAAATTATACCAATGGATGGATCGTTATATATTTCCTTTTGATAAAGTAGAATTAAAGGATATTTCCTCAGATTATAAAATATTTACAATATTCGGTAATAACAGTCAAGAATTATTAAGTAATTGGGTAGATAAAGAAATATTAGAAAAGCCAGAATTTTATCACCAAAATTTAACCATAGATGGTATAGAAATTTTATTAACTGTGGGATGTAACTTAAAAATAAAAGGATATAACTTAATAGTTAACCAAGATCAAGCAGACATTATTTGGCAGAAATTAATCGAAAAAAAACCTAAATTAATAGGTAGTAAAGAATGGGAAATCCTAAGAGTATTAAGAGGCAGACCAGCCCCAGAAAAAGAATTAACAGAAGATTTTAACCCTTTAGAAACAGGCTTATGGGACTCAATTTCATTTAGTAAAGGCTGTTATATTGGACAGGAAACCATTGCTAGATTAAATACTTATAAAGGAGTTAAACAAAGACTCTGGGGTATAAAATTAAACCAAGAAATTAATCCAGACATAGAAAATACTATTTTTTTAGGAGAAGAAAAAATAGGAAGAATTACCAGTTTCATTAATTATGAAAATGAACCTTTTGCCCTTGGTTATATTCGCACCAAAGCAGGAGGAGAAGGATTACAGGTGAAAATAGGAAAAGCAGAGGGGAGAGTAATTAGTTTACCTTACGTTATTCACGAGTATAGAAATTAA
- a CDS encoding sensor histidine kinase, translated as MSYNIVVEDNDVIDNNQNLDKNNSLLFLLETAENLEDFCNSCVNFISELIEVKNIIVCQQLAENEDEIEIIYDRILMGERENKLEVIKKRIKDELILNSNYSCYSNFPKNEVQKNRENIYIIPLIFKKYHLGYLYIETESNKKFLKNKIKEIDTIAKYITLYLYNQTLEEKQETLKKEEERLKENHRNQSQYISHMNHELRTPIAAVIGFAKMLQQRLYGDLNPKQAQYIDAIYQSGTYLLELISDLLDISKIQAEKEELFIEQILVYELCESSLALIKTKADEKNLNLNLEISSDISYCFADQRRIKQILVNLLSNAVKFTEKGSVTLEVTKEKNNLIFQIIDTGIGIDKESQSKLFKPFSQLQTHLQKKHRGSGLGLVISRELARLHGGDITLTSEKNQGSCFTFYLPMNLKPSVIEE; from the coding sequence ATGTCCTATAATATTGTCGTAGAAGATAATGATGTCATAGATAACAATCAAAATTTAGATAAAAATAATTCCCTACTATTCTTGCTAGAAACAGCAGAAAATTTAGAAGATTTTTGCAACTCCTGTGTAAATTTTATTTCTGAATTAATTGAAGTAAAAAATATTATTGTTTGTCAACAATTAGCAGAAAACGAAGATGAGATAGAAATTATATATGATCGAATATTAATGGGAGAAAGAGAAAATAAATTAGAAGTTATCAAAAAAAGAATTAAAGATGAATTAATTTTAAATTCAAATTATAGTTGTTACAGCAATTTTCCCAAAAATGAGGTGCAGAAAAATCGTGAAAATATATACATTATTCCCTTAATTTTTAAAAAGTATCATCTGGGTTATTTATACATAGAGACTGAATCCAATAAAAAATTTTTAAAAAACAAAATAAAAGAAATTGATACTATTGCTAAATATATTACCTTATATCTTTATAATCAAACCCTTGAAGAAAAACAAGAAACCCTAAAAAAAGAAGAAGAAAGGCTCAAAGAAAATCACAGAAATCAGAGTCAATATATCTCCCACATGAATCATGAATTAAGAACTCCCATCGCCGCAGTAATTGGATTTGCAAAAATGTTACAGCAAAGATTATATGGAGATTTAAACCCAAAACAAGCTCAATATATAGATGCAATTTATCAGTCGGGAACATATCTCTTAGAATTAATTAGTGATTTGCTAGACATCAGTAAAATACAAGCAGAAAAAGAAGAATTATTTATTGAACAAATATTAGTATATGAGCTTTGTGAATCATCTTTAGCACTGATAAAAACTAAGGCTGATGAAAAAAATTTAAACTTAAATTTGGAAATAAGTTCAGATATTAGTTATTGTTTTGCAGATCAAAGACGTATAAAACAAATATTAGTTAATCTTCTTTCCAATGCTGTAAAATTCACCGAAAAAGGCTCTGTAACTCTTGAAGTTACTAAAGAAAAAAATAATCTAATTTTTCAAATTATTGATACAGGTATTGGCATAGATAAAGAATCTCAAAGTAAATTATTTAAACCTTTCTCTCAATTACAAACTCATCTGCAAAAAAAACATAGAGGTAGCGGTTTAGGGTTAGTAATTTCTCGTGAATTAGCAAGGCTTCATGGGGGGGATATTACTCTAACATCAGAAAAAAATCAGGGGAGTTGTTTTACTTTTTATTTACCGATGAATCTTAAGCCCTCAGTGATAGAAGAATGA
- a CDS encoding ABC transporter permease subunit: MLPLIEAILNGISIGSVLLIAALGLAIVFGLMGVINLAHGELMMIGAYTTFVIQNIFKPLGEPFFDWYIIVAIPVAFIVTALAGLILEKGVIKFLYGRPLETLLATWGVSLILRQFVRSVNGSMAIGLTIFSLLFFGAMFFFSRRQNWLQIRNLFLYITLPLTGAIAITTGILINQSQNKSLTTPWFSARNVDVTAPEWLRGGIPLGDFQFPTARIFIIVLTLLCLAGVYWFLNVTDWGLKIRAVTQNRTMSSCLGIPTATVDALTFALGSGLAGIAGVAISLLGSVGPNTGQNYIVDAFMVVVVGGVGNLLGSIIAAFAIGTVSYIVGSGTLGLIIMSQESLTPLLDIVNFFATTSMAKVLVFVIIIGFLQVKPSGIFPQKGRTAEL; this comes from the coding sequence ATGTTACCTTTAATTGAAGCTATTTTAAATGGTATTAGCATTGGCTCAGTCTTGCTCATCGCCGCTTTAGGGTTAGCGATTGTTTTCGGTTTGATGGGGGTAATTAATCTCGCTCACGGTGAATTAATGATGATTGGTGCTTATACCACCTTTGTGATCCAGAATATATTTAAGCCTTTAGGTGAACCTTTTTTCGATTGGTATATTATCGTTGCCATTCCCGTTGCTTTTATCGTTACAGCATTAGCAGGACTAATTTTAGAAAAAGGAGTCATAAAATTTCTCTATGGCAGACCTTTAGAAACCCTTTTAGCAACATGGGGAGTTAGTTTAATTCTGCGTCAATTTGTGCGTAGCGTTAACGGCTCAATGGCTATCGGTTTAACTATTTTTTCCCTTCTCTTTTTCGGGGCGATGTTTTTCTTTTCCCGCCGTCAAAATTGGTTACAAATTCGCAACCTTTTCCTTTATATTACCTTACCTCTCACAGGTGCGATCGCAATTACCACAGGAATTTTAATCAATCAATCTCAAAATAAATCCCTAACAACTCCCTGGTTTAGTGCCAGAAACGTGGATGTAACCGCCCCAGAATGGTTAAGAGGAGGAATACCTTTAGGAGACTTTCAATTTCCCACTGCCCGTATTTTTATTATCGTTTTAACCTTACTTTGTTTAGCAGGAGTATATTGGTTTTTAAATGTCACAGACTGGGGCTTAAAAATTCGTGCTGTTACCCAAAACCGTACCATGAGTTCTTGTTTAGGTATTCCCACCGCTACCGTTGACGCTCTTACCTTCGCCCTCGGTTCAGGTTTAGCAGGGATTGCAGGAGTCGCCATCAGCCTTTTAGGCTCAGTGGGACCAAACACAGGACAAAACTATATTGTTGATGCGTTTATGGTGGTGGTAGTAGGAGGAGTTGGTAATCTTTTAGGTTCAATCATCGCCGCCTTTGCCATTGGCACTGTTAGTTATATTGTCGGTTCTGGCACTCTTGGTTTAATAATTATGTCTCAAGAATCCTTAACTCCTTTATTAGACATCGTCAACTTTTTTGCAACCACAAGTATGGCGAAAGTTCTTGTTTTCGTAATTATTATTGGTTTTCTGCAAGTTAAACCCTCTGGTATTTTCCCTCAAAAAGGACGCACCGCAGAATTATAA
- a CDS encoding class I SAM-dependent DNA methyltransferase yields the protein MKTILHSLNKAFLKVKPSRQEINQFKQNLQELYTQINTNLSETEEYHKNNLANFFKQTYYHPNYYINTKESHDLVIYNGKNAKSSVGVIIETKSPTNSQEMINEQKFNSKSLQQLLFYYLQERVINKNLELKHLIITNSLDFYVFPATLFEKLFYQDKKLIKLFDDFNNKLLSSSNRNFFYQEIAKTTINKVENELKDNCIHFTLNNFYKKEDEKELIILYKFFSPQHLLKQPFANDSNSLDQGFYSELLHIIGLAEVKQGSKKIIQRLPENQRHSASLLENTINQLDISEKVHYLQNPEEYGENYQQRLFNIALELVITWVNRILFLKLLEAQLIRYNSPLTPLLPSPPTPLPKARRDFSNDELRGFNFLNSKIITNFHELECLFFQVLAKQNHERKADIQAKFNHIPYLNSSLFEVTVIERQTIGISSLNYQIELDLYSHTVLKDSQGKPLTQPQKTLDYLFNFLSAYDFSSEGSLEIQEDNKTLINASVLGLIFEKINGYQDGSYFTPGFITMYMCRETIRRAIVNKFNQVKGWNCQNIDDLYEKIEDKQEANQIINSIKICDPAVGSGHFLVSALNEIIALKSELNILLDRQGKTIKKTDYFVTVENDELIVTDEDNKPFAYNPKNRESRRIQEALFHEKQVIIENCLFGVDININSVKICRLRLWIELLKNAYYIIPDNGVLSSSLTPLSQENLPSPLAPLPQERGIRGGGFSFFPLQTLPNIDINIKCGNSLISRFDLKDSISSPKVKRQIAEYKEAVKAYRNPESKQEKQRVERVINEIKASLSSEITGVDAISTRLRQLEGELNGLVNQTSLFAETAKEKKAREKKQKQLEKEINKLRLEREDKRDNRIYQNGFEWRFEFPEILDDNGDFLGFDIIIGNPPYIRQEEFSALKPILKSKYQIYHSIADLLTYFVELGFNLLKVNGVFQFIISNKFTRANYGQKMRQFLLDNTALTHFIDFSGLSVFEEATVDACIVGFVKNKINNHHFLYGNFASYHLNINNFRQCLAEVKRDFLQSNLTIDSWSFESSEVLRIKRKVESQGTPLKNWDITINYGIKTGYNEAFIIDGKTRENLINQDSKSAEIMKPLLRGRDIQKYYPNFQDLWLIYIPWHFPLHKDNSIKGVSTISENQFKNEYSAIYNHLLQFKDKLSQRNKSETGIRYEWYALQRFASNYWEDFEKPKIMYPEFSSRSSFCWDNNKFYTLDTCWILNGGNYYLLGLLNSSLIWFYLKTIVSVLGSQAFRMKKIYLEELPIKKISEREEKTFMEIVEKILEKKKENPEADTEKLERKIDEMVYKLYGLTAEEIAIVEGGL from the coding sequence ATGAAAACGATTCTTCATAGTCTGAATAAAGCCTTTTTAAAAGTTAAGCCCTCACGACAAGAAATTAATCAATTCAAACAGAATTTACAAGAATTATACACTCAAATCAACACTAATTTAAGCGAAACAGAAGAATATCATAAAAACAATTTAGCTAACTTTTTTAAACAGACTTATTACCATCCTAACTATTATATAAATACTAAGGAAAGCCATGATCTAGTTATTTATAATGGTAAAAATGCCAAATCATCTGTAGGGGTAATTATCGAAACTAAAAGCCCCACTAACAGCCAAGAAATGATTAATGAGCAGAAGTTTAATAGTAAATCATTACAGCAACTTCTTTTTTACTATTTACAGGAAAGAGTTATTAATAAAAACCTAGAATTAAAGCATTTAATTATTACTAACTCTCTTGATTTTTATGTTTTCCCTGCCACTTTATTTGAAAAATTATTTTATCAAGATAAAAAACTTATTAAATTATTTGATGATTTTAATAACAAATTATTATCTAGTAGTAATCGTAATTTTTTCTATCAAGAAATTGCTAAAACTACTATTAATAAGGTAGAAAATGAGTTAAAAGATAACTGTATTCATTTTACTTTAAATAATTTCTATAAAAAAGAAGATGAAAAAGAGTTAATTATTTTATATAAATTTTTCTCTCCTCAACACCTTTTAAAACAACCTTTTGCCAACGATAGTAATAGTTTAGATCAAGGTTTTTACAGCGAATTATTACACATTATTGGATTAGCAGAAGTTAAACAGGGAAGCAAGAAAATTATTCAAAGATTACCCGAAAATCAACGGCACTCCGCTTCATTGTTAGAAAATACTATCAATCAGTTAGATATTAGCGAAAAAGTCCATTATCTGCAAAATCCTGAAGAATACGGCGAAAATTATCAACAAAGACTCTTTAATATCGCTTTAGAATTAGTTATTACATGGGTTAACCGCATTTTATTTCTTAAACTTCTTGAGGCGCAACTAATTCGCTATAACTCCCCTCTAACCCCTCTTTTACCCTCACCCCCAACCCCTCTCCCAAAGGCGAGGAGAGACTTTAGTAACGATGAGTTAAGGGGATTTAATTTTCTTAATAGCAAAATAATCACTAATTTTCACGAGTTAGAATGTCTCTTTTTTCAAGTATTAGCAAAACAAAATCACGAAAGAAAAGCAGATATTCAAGCTAAATTTAACCATATTCCTTATCTTAATAGTTCACTTTTTGAAGTAACAGTTATTGAAAGACAAACTATTGGTATTAGTAGCCTTAATTATCAGATAGAATTAGATTTATATTCCCATACGGTTTTAAAAGATAGTCAAGGAAAACCTCTTACTCAACCGCAAAAAACCCTTGATTATTTATTTAACTTTCTTTCTGCCTATGATTTTAGTAGTGAGGGCAGTTTAGAAATTCAAGAAGATAATAAAACTCTCATTAATGCCTCGGTATTGGGGTTAATCTTTGAGAAAATTAACGGTTATCAAGATGGTTCTTATTTTACCCCTGGTTTCATTACTATGTATATGTGTCGGGAAACTATTCGCCGTGCTATTGTCAATAAGTTTAATCAAGTTAAAGGATGGAATTGTCAAAATATTGATGATTTGTATGAAAAAATAGAGGATAAACAAGAAGCTAACCAGATTATTAATAGTATCAAAATATGCGATCCTGCGGTGGGTAGTGGACATTTTTTAGTTTCGGCTTTAAATGAAATTATCGCCCTCAAGAGTGAATTGAATATTTTGCTTGATAGGCAAGGAAAAACCATCAAAAAAACTGATTATTTTGTCACGGTGGAAAATGATGAATTAATAGTAACTGATGAAGATAATAAACCTTTTGCTTATAATCCTAAAAATCGAGAATCAAGACGGATTCAAGAGGCTTTATTTCACGAAAAGCAAGTGATTATTGAAAATTGCTTATTTGGGGTAGATATAAATATTAATTCGGTGAAAATATGCCGTTTGCGTCTTTGGATTGAGTTGTTAAAAAATGCCTATTATATTATTCCTGACAATGGGGTTTTATCCTCATCCCTAACTCCTCTCTCACAGGAGAATTTACCCTCACCCCTAGCCCCTCTCCCGCAGGAGAGGGGAATAAGAGGCGGTGGTTTTTCTTTTTTTCCTCTGCAAACTTTACCGAATATCGATATTAATATTAAGTGTGGTAATTCTTTAATTAGTCGTTTTGATTTAAAGGATAGTATCTCCTCACCGAAGGTAAAGCGTCAAATTGCTGAATATAAGGAGGCGGTGAAAGCCTATCGCAACCCTGAGAGTAAGCAGGAAAAACAAAGAGTTGAAAGGGTAATCAATGAAATTAAGGCAAGTCTTAGCAGTGAGATTACGGGAGTTGATGCTATTTCTACTCGTTTACGGCAGTTGGAAGGGGAGTTAAATGGTTTAGTGAATCAAACTTCTTTGTTTGCGGAAACGGCGAAGGAAAAAAAGGCAAGGGAGAAAAAACAAAAACAGTTAGAAAAAGAGATTAATAAATTACGGTTGGAGAGAGAAGATAAAAGGGATAATCGTATTTATCAAAATGGTTTTGAGTGGCGTTTTGAGTTTCCCGAAATTCTCGATGACAATGGGGATTTTCTTGGTTTTGACATCATCATCGGTAATCCCCCCTATATTCGTCAAGAGGAATTTTCTGCATTAAAGCCTATTTTAAAAAGTAAATATCAAATTTATCATTCTATTGCTGATTTGCTTACTTATTTTGTGGAATTAGGTTTTAATTTGCTTAAAGTTAACGGTGTTTTTCAGTTTATCATTTCTAACAAGTTTACTCGTGCTAATTATGGGCAAAAAATGCGTCAATTTTTATTAGATAATACTGCTTTAACTCATTTTATTGATTTTAGTGGTTTATCAGTGTTCGAGGAAGCGACGGTAGATGCTTGTATTGTGGGTTTTGTGAAAAATAAAATTAATAATCATCATTTTCTATACGGCAATTTTGCCAGTTATCATCTCAATATTAATAATTTTAGGCAATGTTTAGCAGAGGTTAAGCGAGATTTTTTACAAAGCAATTTAACTATAGATAGTTGGAGTTTTGAATCTTCAGAAGTATTAAGAATTAAAAGAAAAGTTGAAAGTCAAGGCACACCTTTAAAAAACTGGGATATTACTATCAATTATGGTATTAAAACTGGTTATAATGAAGCGTTTATTATTGATGGTAAAACAAGGGAAAATTTAATTAATCAAGATAGTAAATCAGCCGAGATAATGAAGCCTTTATTGCGTGGTAGGGATATTCAAAAATACTATCCTAATTTCCAAGATTTATGGTTAATTTATATTCCTTGGCATTTTCCTTTACATAAAGATAACTCAATCAAAGGTGTTTCTACAATATCTGAAAATCAATTTAAAAATGAATATTCAGCCATTTATAATCATCTTTTACAATTTAAAGATAAACTTTCACAAAGAAACAAATCTGAAACTGGTATCAGATACGAATGGTATGCTTTACAGAGATTTGCTTCTAATTATTGGGAAGATTTTGAGAAACCTAAAATAATGTATCCTGAGTTTTCATCAAGAAGTAGTTTTTGTTGGGATAATAATAAATTTTACACATTAGATACTTGTTGGATTTTAAATGGTGGTAATTATTATTTATTAGGATTATTAAATTCTAGTTTAATTTGGTTTTATCTTAAAACTATTGTTTCTGTTTTAGGTAGTCAGGCATTTAGAATGAAAAAAATTTATTTAGAGGAATTACCGATAAAAAAAATAAGTGAAAGAGAAGAAAAAACATTTATGGAAATAGTGGAAAAAATATTAGAGAAAAAGAAAGAAAATCCTGAAGCAGATACAGAAAAATTAGAGAGAAAGATAGATGAAATGGTTTATAAGTTGTATGGGTTGACGGCGGAAGAGATTGCCATAGTTGAGGGTGGTTTGTAG
- a CDS encoding YraN family protein, which translates to MKKIGSLGEKIIAQWLINKGYSVIESNWHCRWGEIDLIVINKSLKEIIFVEVKTRSIKNWDDNGLYSINNKKQEKLWLTASLFLEKNQIFTDWNCRFDIALLTYKKLTNFGTVFSVNDNCLRPKFNYEGYQFEMVDYLENAF; encoded by the coding sequence ATGAAAAAAATAGGCAGTTTAGGAGAAAAAATAATTGCCCAGTGGTTAATAAATAAAGGTTATTCTGTTATAGAATCAAATTGGCATTGTCGTTGGGGTGAAATTGACCTTATAGTAATAAATAAAAGTTTAAAAGAGATTATATTTGTTGAAGTTAAAACTCGCAGTATAAAAAATTGGGATGATAATGGGCTATACTCTATTAATAACAAAAAACAAGAAAAACTCTGGTTAACAGCTAGTTTATTTTTAGAAAAAAATCAAATATTTACTGATTGGAACTGTCGTTTTGATATTGCTTTATTAACTTACAAAAAATTAACTAACTTTGGGACAGTATTTTCTGTTAATGATAATTGTTTAAGACCAAAGTTTAACTATGAAGGCTATCAATTTGAAATGGTTGATTATTTGGAAAATGCTTTTTAA
- a CDS encoding ABC transporter permease, producing the protein MNISRIFAIATNGFREVIRDRILYVIGLFVLILVLASRILPPIAVSADEKIFLDLGIGGISLLGAIVAIFVGTGLINKEIEKKTVLILVPKPITNTEFIVGKHLGLSTVLLVLVAVMTITYFALMAMLGIAFPLVSLLVAIAFILLELALLTAVAMTFGVFTSSILATLLSFGVYIMGHLSRDLLELGRITENPSIEKITKALFLILPDLERLNLKNEAVYNILPSTGELLSSVVYAILYIVLLLTISILIFSRRQF; encoded by the coding sequence ATGAATATAAGCCGTATTTTTGCGATCGCAACTAATGGTTTTCGTGAAGTAATTAGAGATCGTATTTTATATGTTATCGGTTTGTTTGTCCTCATTTTGGTGTTAGCGTCTCGCATTCTTCCCCCCATTGCTGTTAGTGCGGATGAAAAAATTTTCCTTGATTTAGGTATCGGTGGTATCAGTTTATTAGGTGCGATCGTAGCTATCTTTGTAGGTACTGGATTAATTAATAAGGAGATTGAGAAAAAAACTGTTTTAATTCTTGTGCCTAAGCCCATAACGAATACAGAATTTATTGTCGGAAAACACTTAGGTTTATCTACGGTGCTTTTGGTGTTAGTTGCTGTAATGACAATTACTTATTTCGCTCTTATGGCAATGTTAGGTATTGCTTTCCCTTTAGTTAGTCTTTTGGTTGCGATCGCATTTATTTTACTAGAATTAGCCCTATTAACTGCAGTAGCCATGACTTTTGGGGTTTTTACTAGCTCGATTTTAGCAACTCTCCTCAGTTTTGGGGTCTATATTATGGGACATTTGAGCCGAGATCTATTAGAATTAGGTAGAATCACTGAGAATCCCAGCATTGAAAAAATTACAAAAGCATTGTTTTTAATCTTACCAGATCTGGAGAGACTCAATTTAAAAAATGAGGCTGTTTATAACATTTTGCCTTCTACAGGAGAACTATTAAGTAGTGTTGTTTACGCAATTTTATATATTGTTTTGCTGTTAACAATTAGTATTTTAATTTTTTCTCGGAGGCAGTTTTAA